ATTTGACCCTGGCCGAACCGGAGCAGTATACGCTGATATTGATAGTAGTCCTTTTTCTGAACGTTCCGACTGATCCAAACGGACGCCTCCCGTCGTTTGAATTCCACTCGGGAAACGTCCAAATAGGTCTCCTGATCCTGAGTATCCCTGTAGATCAAAACCCATGGCGAACGTTCTTCCGAGCCTCCGCATCCAACGATTGAGACACAAAGGAGGACTAAATATATCAGACAGCGGCTCGCTGGTTTTACACCTTGATGCACACGAACCCTGCCAGCCGACATTCGGTTCACCGAAAGCACCTTCTCCTTCCATGGTCCGGCTATTGAGTCCAGAACCCATGGGGATCATACGTTCGAATAATCTTCAGTTCCTCCGCGGTGGGTTCCGGTGTGCGGATGATTTCAGAGGCCGTCTTCAAGTCCCATCCGGTTTCCTCCTTAACCTGGTCCGGTGAAATCGATGGGTGCACCTGGGTCAGCATCGCTTCCTTTGTAATGGAATCGAAACGCAGCACGCCCAATGTGGTGATGACGGCCTCCGGGCCCCCTCTTACAAGGCCGATATCCCTCCGCCATGTGCTTCCTGAACCGTATCCCGGCGAAGTAACGTAATCGACCTTCTCGACAAAGCGTCGCTTCTGATGAGTCATGATTATTAGAAGTTTATGACTCAATGAAGCAATATCCGCCGCACCGCCGCTGCCCGGCAAACGGACCCGACGATCCTTCTCCGGTCCGATCCAGGTCGTGTTCAAGTTCCCGAAACGGTCGATTTGGGCGCCTCCGATAAACCCCACGTCCACCCGACCCTTCTGCAGATATCCCATGACTTCCATCATATCGCCACAGAGGAGAGCATGCGCCAGGTTGGGAGGATCGCCCATGGTAACAATGGGCGCCAGCGCCGGGACGTCCCGAACAACGCCGTTCTCGAAAAGGCCAACGGCGTTCGGGGCATGGGTTTCTTTGGCCAGCAGAAAGGCCAGCAAAGGCAGCCGCATACCCACGAACACTACGTTCCCGTCCGAGATCATTCGGGCGGCCGTGGTTACCATCAGTTCACCAGGCGTATACTCCATGATTCCCTTGTCTTTCGATAGGATGGGTACTTTGAAAAGACCGGAATCCATTCTTGGTCAGTTGGGGCGGGAGTGTCAATCTTTTTCAATACGCCCTCACTCCGGGCTCTTATTTCGGTCGTGGTTATGCTAACATAATATGATCGATATGTTCGCTCTGAGAATGAGGTACAGCCGATGAAAGAATTCACACAGATACAGGCCGGGACTCTATCCGGTTTTGTAGAGGCCGAGCGTTTCTCCGTTGGGCAGTCCTACCGGGAATTGCACCTTCATGATATCTCGCCTCACCGGGGCGAACTGCCGGCAGGCATCATCTGGCCCGTAACCACCGAGGAAATTTCGAATATCCTCGCTTGGACGTACCGGAACGACATCCCCGTCACACCCTGGGGGGTCGGCACCAGTACGGAGGGAAATCCTGTTCCCACCAAGGGAGGTCTCGTGATGGACCTCTCCAGGATGGATCGCATACTCGAGATTCGCCCCCAAGATCTTCAGGCCGACGTTCAGCCCGGGGTGCTGAGAAAGGAACTGAACCGACAGACGGGCAAACACGGCCTGTTTTTCCCGCCGGATCCCGGGGCGGACGCCACCATCGGCGGCATGATCGCCAACAACGCTTCCGGAGTACAGACCATCAAGTACGGCGCCACCAAGGATTACGTATTGAGACTCACTGTTGTCCTGCCCCACGGGGAGGTCATTCAAACAGGATGCACGGCGCGCAAGTCCTCTTCCGGTTACGATCTTGCACGCCTTTTCGTCGGTTCTGAAGGCACCCTCGGGGTGATTACGGAAGCCACTCTCAGGCTGGCGGGAATTCCCGCACGCCATTTGGCCGTTACGGTAGTTTTCCCTGACTTGAAGAGCGCTTCGGAAGCCGTGGCCCTGATCATCGGTTCCGGCTTGGAACCCGCGGCCCTGGAACTTCTGACTCCCGGGCTTATAGGACTGATGAATCGGGAAAAAGGACTTGGACTGGTGGAACAGCCCTCGTTATTCTGTGAGTTTCACGGAATCAGCAATGTCACATTGAAGGAAACGTCGGATCTGGCGAAAGAGATCTGCGAGACCTGCGGCGCCACGGATTTCCGGCACGGGTTCGAGGAGGCGGAGCGTAAAGACCTCTGGCGGGCCCGGCACGAAGCCTGGGAAACGATTCACCGGGCCCACCCGAACAAGGAAACGCTGATCGTGGACGCCGCCGTCCCTATTTCGAAGTATCCGGAAATGACGGTTTTTTCCCAGCTTCTTGTGGATGAGCGCAATGTTTCCGGGTACGTTTTCGGTCATGCCGGAGACGGAAACCTGCACGTGGTCATGGCTGCAGACCCCAATGACGCGAAAGAATGGTCCAAACTGGAAGAGATCAACGAGGTGATCGTCCGGAGAGCGGTAAAACTGGGGGGAACATGCACGGGCGAACACGGCGTGGGAATCGGAAAACGAAAATTCATGGAACTGGAGCACGGCCGCAGTTACGAGCTGATGAAACGCATCAAGGATCTCCTGGATCCCAAAGGCCTGATGAATCCAGGCAAGATTTTCATGTAACCACTGGACGAAACGAGAACCGGTTGTTTGGACTCACGGCCGTTCATATGACCGAAACACGCGAGATCCATCCGCAGAAAGTCTGCATCGTTGCTCCAACCTTGACAATGCATAAAGGGCTCAAGGATAATGGAAATCGTACGATATCAGCAGGGTGATCCGGAAAACCCTTCGATCCAAGTTTTCCGGAGGCCCTCCTTTACGTCCAACCTGCATGATGTACAGGTTTCTCGAAGAAGAATTCAACCCGTTGAAACCGAGAATAAATGAGCACAAGGTTCCGTCCGGAAGAGTCCCGTTTTGGGATGATTGCCCATCATGATCCGCGTCCCGCCGTCCTGCAGGACCTTTCGGGGCTCCTTCCGTAAACCTATGCCTCAAGGAGGTGGACTTTCATGAAACGAGCTTCCCTGCCCTGTTGCGTAATTGCCGTCATTCTGGCCTTCGGCATGTGCATGGCTTCGGCGTCGGCCTACGGCGCCATCGACGGCATTTACAGACCCACGCAAAACCCGCAATCCATGAACGTATACGTCCAAACCTACACCACCGGTTCGGCGGTCATTATTCTCACTCCGGACGCCATCGCTACCTGGTACGCTTTTCTGGACACCGATTGGAAAGTCGGGATCACCAATCCCCAAGACCTCACCGACTCGGGACACTCCCTTTCCATGAGCTTTTCGTCGGACACCGAGGCTACGGCAACGCTGACCCCAGCGGGCGGAAATCCCATTCAATATTCCCTTTCCAAAGACTTTTCAGCCCCGGACGGCTCCAGCACGGCGGATGGTATCTACAAAGGCAGCCCGACCACCAATCTCTACGTGCAAACGTACTCCACCAAGGCGGCGATCCTGATTTTCAGTCCCGACGCCCGATCCTGGATGGTGTTTCTGGACACGGACTGGTCGGACGGCATTGACGTGGCGGATGATCTGGCAGGTTACGGCCACATCCTGAACATGGCGGCCACGGACTCCGATTCCTACAGCGCCGTGATACAGTTGAGCGAAGGCGGATCTCTCAGCTACGCCCTGGACAAGCAATTCTCGGCGCCGGATACGTCCCAGCCGCCGGCGGCGGACTGGACCTTCATGGTGTTCATCGCGGGGGATAACAACCTCTCGCAGGCCTTGTACTCCGATATGAACGAAATGGAGACCGCAGGCTCCACCGACAAGGCGAATGTGGTGATCCAATTCGAAGTCAGCCAAAACTACACTTCCGAACTCAAGCAGCAATTTCCGAATACTTATAGGGCGCGTGTGATAAAGGACAACGACACCTCCAATTTCACCAGTCCTGTGACCAACGTGGGGAACCTGGACATGGGAAGTCCCCAGGTCTTGGCCGACTTCATTAAATGGGCGATCCAAACCTATCCCGCAAAACGATATGCCTTGACACTCGAAGACCACGGATCCGGTTGGAAAGAGCGGGGAACCACCATGGGCGGTTTCAGGGGGCTGCTCCAGGACGAGACTTCCGGTTCGTATATGAGCGTGCCCGGACTGGCCGCCGCCCTCGAGAATGCGGGCATACACGTGGCGGTCCTCGATTTCGATCTGTGCCTCATGGCCATGTACGAAGTCGCCTACGAGCTGGCGGGATTTGCGGATTACCTGGTGTTTTCCGAGGAAACGGAGCCCGGGGACGGAAATCCATACGACACCGTACTTTCAGCCCTGGTGGCCAATCCGTCCATGTC
This portion of the Deltaproteobacteria bacterium genome encodes:
- a CDS encoding FAD-binding oxidoreductase; the encoded protein is MKEFTQIQAGTLSGFVEAERFSVGQSYRELHLHDISPHRGELPAGIIWPVTTEEISNILAWTYRNDIPVTPWGVGTSTEGNPVPTKGGLVMDLSRMDRILEIRPQDLQADVQPGVLRKELNRQTGKHGLFFPPDPGADATIGGMIANNASGVQTIKYGATKDYVLRLTVVLPHGEVIQTGCTARKSSSGYDLARLFVGSEGTLGVITEATLRLAGIPARHLAVTVVFPDLKSASEAVALIIGSGLEPAALELLTPGLIGLMNREKGLGLVEQPSLFCEFHGISNVTLKETSDLAKEICETCGATDFRHGFEEAERKDLWRARHEAWETIHRAHPNKETLIVDAAVPISKYPEMTVFSQLLVDERNVSGYVFGHAGDGNLHVVMAADPNDAKEWSKLEEINEVIVRRAVKLGGTCTGEHGVGIGKRKFMELEHGRSYELMKRIKDLLDPKGLMNPGKIFM
- a CDS encoding CoA-transferase, producing MEYTPGELMVTTAARMISDGNVVFVGMRLPLLAFLLAKETHAPNAVGLFENGVVRDVPALAPIVTMGDPPNLAHALLCGDMMEVMGYLQKGRVDVGFIGGAQIDRFGNLNTTWIGPEKDRRVRLPGSGGAADIASLSHKLLIIMTHQKRRFVEKVDYVTSPGYGSGSTWRRDIGLVRGGPEAVITTLGVLRFDSITKEAMLTQVHPSISPDQVKEETGWDLKTASEIIRTPEPTAEELKIIRTYDPHGFWTQ